In a single window of the Nicotiana tomentosiformis chromosome 8, ASM39032v3, whole genome shotgun sequence genome:
- the LOC104090298 gene encoding uncharacterized protein produces the protein MQGFAKYLKDSITKKKTTKNEVENVTHRVSSIIATTVIQKKEDLGAFTIPCTIGLRNFARALCDNGASINLILLPIYKKAGLGMPRPTIMWLQMADRSIKRPVGIVDDVLVKVGKFILPADFVILNCVVDKEIPIIFGRPFLSTKRALMDSERNEIKFRVNDEEVTFQASKGTKLPHAYESILVIDIVDEVEDAVDVKMEED, from the coding sequence ATGCAGGGTTTTGCTAAGTATTTGAAGGACTCTATCACTAAAAAGAAAACCActaagaatgaagtggagaatgtgaCTCACCGGGTTAGTTCCATCATTGCAACAACCGTCATCCAAAAGAAAGAGGACTTGGGAGCCTTCACCATTCCATGCACTATTGGATTGCGTAATTTTGCACGAGCCCTTTGTGATAATGGGGCTAGCATAAACTTAATTCTCCTTCCTATTTACAAGAAAGCGGGACTAGGTATGCCTAGGCCTACAATTATGTGGTTGCAAATGGCCGACCGTTCAATAAAGCGACCAGTGGGAATAGTTGATGATGTGCTTGTGAAAGTGGGGAAGTTTATCCTCCCTGCCGACTTTGTTATTCTCAATTGTGTTGTTGATAAAGAGATCCCTATAATCTTTGGGAGACCATTCCTTTCTACCAAGAGGGCACTCATGGACTCGGAACGAAATGAGATCAAGTTCCGAGTTAATGACGAAGAAGTTACCTTTCAAGCGAGTAAGGGTACGAAATTGCCACATGCATACGAAAGTATCTTAgtcattgatattgttgatgagGTAGAGGATGCAGTCGATGTGAAGATGGAAGAGGACTAA